One window from the genome of Andrena cerasifolii isolate SP2316 chromosome 3, iyAndCera1_principal, whole genome shotgun sequence encodes:
- the LOC143366904 gene encoding uncharacterized protein LOC143366904, which produces MFRPVDRPLSLRQRANEWIYKMLFLWSREPAPGPRAGPWFAWFATALVLWRCRRSVTKAILAVSPLRLLKKRHLLPSTTSKASSTASLAKQQQRLKLENPILLRKHKHAGIRTKVKRFCTGDGPHVTCSTATIQSQQIHYKVTRSGKVYGKYPGKPVTQADNS; this is translated from the exons ATGTTTCGGCCAGTCGATCGACCTCTGAGTCTCAGGCAGCGCGCCAACGAGTGGATCTATAAG ATGCTGTTTCTGTGGTCGAGGGAACCAGCCCCGGGACCAAGAGCTGGCCCCTGGTTCGCGTGGTTCGCCACGGCTCTGGTCCTCTGGCGGTGCAGGCGTAGCGTGACCAAAGCGATCCTGGCCGTGTCGCCGCTTCGTCTTCTGAAGAAACGCCACCTGTTACCGTCGACCACGTCGAAGGCCTCGTCGACGGCGTCACTGGCGAAGCAACAGCAGCGCCTGAAACtggaaaatccgatattgctgCGGAAGCACAAGCACGCGGGTATCAGGACGAAGGTGAAGCGATTCTGCACAGGTGACGGGCCGCATGTGACCTGCTCCACGGCCACGATTCAGTCCCAGCAAATTCACTACAAAGTAACCAGAAGTGGGAAAGTTTACGGGAAATATCCGGGCAAGCCCGTCACACAGGCGGACAACAGCTAG
- the Dopecr gene encoding G-protein coupled receptor DopEcR: MDEPSLEALMQAGIIFVVGVAIILSNLLIIATYLNFRGPSEVINYYLLSLASADLLCGLLVVPLSVYPALIRRWVYGDIVCRLIGYLEVTLWAVSVYTFMWISVDRYLAIRKPLRYETVQTKTRCQCWMVFTWISVAMMCCPPLLGFQKPIFDREAFICMLDWGNMAAYTITLSILVLGPSVITIVYTYSYIFTMMRRLRSGVLIHDKEYATALSENLSNPSHLMSFVLVMTFWMSWAPYAGLQIYAVVNGPPQVPFLHFAVVWLGVTNSFWKAVVLATLSPQFRLAVRVLCLTLCCRHRRLPPELLGLDDDD, encoded by the exons ATGGATGAGCCCTCGCTGGAGGCTCTCATGCAGGCGGGCATCATCTTCGTGGTCGGTGTCGCCATCATCCTCTCGAATCTCCTCATCATCGCCACCTACCTCAATTTCCGTG GTCCCTCCGAGGTGATAAACTATTACTTGCTGTCTCTCGCATCGGCGGACCTTCTTTGCGGTCTGCTGGTGGTTCCGCTCTCGGTGTATCCGGCGCTGATACGAAGATGGGTCTATGGGGACATCGTGTGTCGCCTCATTGGTTATTTGGAAGTTACCCTGTGGGCGGTATCCGTCTACACCTTCATGTGGATCTCCGTCGATCGTTACTTGGCCATCAG AAAGCCACTGCGATACGAGACCGTGCAAACGAAGACGCGATGCCAATGCTGGATGGTGTTCACGTGGATCAGCGTGGCGATGATGTGCTGCCCACCACTGCTAGGTTTCCAAAAGCCAATATTCGATCGGGAGGCGTTCATCTGTATGCTGGATTGGGGCAACATGGCCGCTTACACCATCACTTTGTCGATCCTCGTGCTGGGCCCATCGGTCATCACCATCGTCTACACTTACTCCTACATCTTCACGATGATGAGGCGGCTGCGGTCCGGTGTGCTGATACACGACAAGGAGTACGCGACTGCTCTCTCGGAGAACCTGAGCAATCCGAGTCACCTCATGTCCTTTGTCCTGGTGATGACTTTCTGGATGTCCTGGGCCCCGTATGCCGGTCTCCAGATATACGCTGTCGTTAACGGACCGCCTCAG GTACCGTTCCTGCACTTCGCGGTGGTGTGGCTAGGGGTGACGAACAGTTTCTGGAAGGCGGTGGTCCTCGCAACCCTGAGCCCGCAGTTTCGCCTGGCAGTTCGTGTCCTCTGTCTGACGCTGTGCTGCCGTCACAGACGACTTCCGCCGGAACTGCTCGGCCTCGACGACGACGATTAA